The Alosa alosa isolate M-15738 ecotype Scorff River chromosome 8, AALO_Geno_1.1, whole genome shotgun sequence genome contains the following window.
ATCGTAAGGGTTTGTAGCCGTTTTATTTACTAGCCTACTGTGCAATAATGGGACAAAACACGAAAAACAACGCTTCAAAGGCAGTTGCATCGGGATTGCGTAAACCCTGGCTATCAAAACATTCGTGGATTTGCTATAATTTGTTATTTTGGCAATCTGGCAGCAGTGCTCAAAGTAATCTcaacaaatacataaattatTATCTAGGTTATGTCTGCTTATACATTCTTATTTCTCTTCTCTAAACTGCGTTTTCCTCTTCTTTCCGACGGATGCGCTCCACCTTCGTCTTACCCCACAGCGCAACAGCAGAGCCATCGCCTCCTGTTATGTTTTACCTTGAAGGTAGCCTGTATCAGGCCAGCCGTTTCTGTCTGGCTGCCACTGCAGTCTGCGGGCTGGCAGACTGCTGCACTGATTGGCTCACATGAAGATCACTGTTCAGTCCTTAAGATCAAGTCCACAATTTTAACTCCGTGACCTGGGTCAAGCACCAGGAAGCTCGCTCAGTAAATATAACATTTTTTTCATGACAGTGGCATGACAACCGTATCATCTCATTATCATCCGGGTTGTTGATAAAACATATGCCAGGGTGACGGGcataaatcatcatcatcagggtTGTTGATAAAACATACATGATGTCAGAGGCAATTGGCAGATCTGTTACTTTGAGGTTAATTTTCAAAGCAGAGGAGACCAAAGTTACAAAACTAATCTGTGAAAAGATAGTACAAGGTAACATTTGTGTCCTTGTCACTGCATTGTCTTTCTTTCGGTCTCTCTCTTACATCCCATAATTCTCTCCGGCAAAACAGCCTTCCCATCGCATAGGCCAGTACCAGAGCACCATGGGTCGAATTTTTCTGGATCACATCGGTGGGACACGCCTCTTTTCATGTGCCAACTGTGACACCATCCTGACCAACCGCTCCGAGCTCATCTCTACGCGGTTTACTGGGGCTACAGGTCGAGCTTTCCTATTTAACAAGGTTggttcttgctctctttctctctctctctctctgacacacacactcacacacacatttgattacATCTATTTACACAGAAGATGTATTGCAGATCCAAACCTTTGGGGAAACATGTTGCAAGTTTGGACAGATATGATCAAATACAGAATGCTCTGCCTCATTTCTACATTATTAATCCAACAGCTACGGTTATGGGTAGATATGACATCTTTGTCTTTGTACACTGCACCTATTATGGCAGAAAACCTTgctagtctcacacacacacactaaaaaactCTCACCGAGGTAACTTGTGCCATGGACCTGACCCTTGTTTTCAACTAGATCCCTTTCACCCACAAATGATCACATTAGTCTCATTCATTCTCTAACTGCCTGATCAGTCTGAATGTAAAACCAGGGAAACGTTGCGCAACAACAGCTTATCCTCAGAGTATTTGGCTTCATTGTTCTGCAACATCGCCGTTGTCATTTTTTGATCCCAGCCCATGCACATTATGCACAAGTCTATAGCTGCTTTCAGGCATAGGTGTAAGTCGGCAGATATCAAGTGGTTGGGCTGTATATCTGAACACTATAACTGGACGTTTGGAACTCCGAACTTAGCCAGCTgttacactactcccctcctagtatttctgATGgccattatgtaaatgagctcgtGTATGAACGAAGCAAagaacatgcatgcacatgttgcgtttgtatgtgtggtatGTCATAGAGGTGTATGGTTGTGCCTGTGCTTGTTCAGGTTGTGAACCTGCAATACAGCGAGGTGCAGGACCGGGTGATGTTGACCGGGCGACACATGGTGCGAGACGTCAGCTGCAAGAACTGCAACAGCAAGCTGGGCTGGATCTACGAGTTCGCCACTGAGGACAGCCAGCGCTACAAGGAGGGCCGCGTGATCCTGGAGCGGGCGCTGGTGCGGGAGAGCGAGGGCTTCGAGGAGCACGTGCCCTCAGACAACTCCTGAGGCCAGCGCCTGCCCCCTTTGCCCTTATCCTTATCTGACCTCCTCTCAGCCATCTTCAGTTTGCCATTCAGATGcccttgccacacacacacacacacacatctacacacacacacacacacacacacactctctctgtgaaGACCAGTCTCCTTCAGTGCCATCCTGCAGTGTGTGCGCTTTCTATTTCTGTGTGTCTAGAGATGCAGTGACTTTGGCTTGAGACCAGCAGTCCCTTAGGCGACCCTTCCTGATGTCTTGGAGTCTTATCAAAGAGGACTTCGTTCCTAGTGCTCTCCGTAGAATGCATCCGATCACAAGCCTCAAAAGGACCAGGCAGTACAGGTAGGTTAGAGATCTGCCACAGTATTGGGGCCACAGTGCTGGCCAAGGACCCTCAATAgtgtgctgtagcctatatatagGCATCAGACAGGGGAGATTCCATTCTAGCTGCCTTGTGCCTGTCGGCTCTGTTTGGCTGTCCTAGTGTCCATATGCTCTCCGTGGGACTTGCATGTGGAGGAAATATGTATGGAATCATCAGTATCCTTCGTGGACTACATCACCCATGACCATCCAGAGCTCACATCATTAAATGGATCTCAGATCTTCTTTCAagccctttctttctttctttctttctttctttctttctattgtTCACTCTTCCTAAAAGTGATTAGTGATTCAAAATGCTGTTAGAAATATATGTTATACctctaaaataatttaattagtccaATTGTTTTATTGTAAAGCACCTTGtgttaatgttttcattattaaAGTGTGTTCTTGCTGGATGTCGTAGTATTGTCTAGTGTCATTTTCTCAACAGACAGTTTGATCAATGAACAATGTGCTTTTGATACAAAGTGACTCAGGGCAGTCTGGCTTCCTGAAAATGTTTGAATGGTTTAATAAACTGTAAACccattgtttttatttgagATGAATGTAGTGTAGTGAATACATTACCCTCCAGAATATTTGGCACTTTTGGTAAATCTGACTAAAAACGGGTATAAAAAATGATCTTTTGGCAATTTATTGTTTTCTCACAATGACAACAAAGAGGACAAATCCACCCTTGAAGGTAAGCAGGTaagaaaatctcataaagaaataaataattttaacaaaaacacgttgctcatAATCATTGGCAACCCAAGTAAGTATTTTTCTATCTAATTTCAACTTCTTTAATTAATCAGAGTGTTAACTTTCAGAAATAGTTCATGACTTTTTTTCACAAAGGTATGAAAAGAAAgtgacacagaggctaaatccccTAGTCAataaagtgtgttgacatttgtacaTAAGGGAACGGCTATAcaaactaggtactttgttgaaaatgcctatatttacagttaaaataatgattaaaaggttctaatcaatTGGAAATGTGATAAACATTCTTGGACAAGAGTCATGGTTATCTTGCCTCCACGCtcagtatggaggatggtatGATAGGCAAAAATGCCatggggtcaccaagtccccccaaaaatcttcaaaagtgacctcactgctaatagattatttataGGACATGCCAGGTAAAAAGCCTGTCTAGTCATTTACTTACAAATGTAAATGGCAGGAGTTACTAAATGGTACAGGTACtctgtctggaagtgtggtctattgtcagatgaaatgaaaattgcgctCTTTGGCAAGAGACACTTTAGGTGTGTAGGTGTACATAGAAGAATGAAGAGAATtgtggtggaggggctgtgctattgtggggctgtttgtattcccaaaggcctttggaacctaattaaggtgcatggtatcatgatccccaagaaaaacctgaacattttcaaaggaaatctgtcaatctctgccaagacacttAAAGTGAATCATGATTGAATCATTAATCAGGTCAATgagcaatgtttttttgttaaaaatatgtatttctttctgagactttcctttttctcaaaataaattagcttcccttcaaggttggatttttctcATTATTTGTATTGTAAAATTACAATTACCAACAAATCATTTTTTATATCTGTTTTTAGTCCACTTTAGCAAAGGTGCTAATAATTATGGAGGGTACTGTAAACTGTAAAAGCAGTGCACTGGACACATATTCTGGAGGCACAACTGCCTGCCATATAAAGCAtattagtatttttttattagtatttatttttcaagCTCCCAGAACTTTATGAAACGCCGGAAGATTGGCATTGATGAGTTCTGTACAAATGCGGCTCTCAACCATGCATACAAGTAGACATTCCAGTGAAACTGGTGGCGTGAGAGCAGAAGAAATTCCACCTGTTCTATATATGTAAGTGTTGTGTATACAGTAATAGAATACTCATGAACTTGTCAAACAGGAAAACAAAATTTGTGTCAAGGAAGTATAtcaaagattgtgtgtgtgtgtgtgtctgtccacttTAGCAAAGGTGCTAATAATTATGGAGGGTACTGTAAACTGTAAAAGCAGTGCAGTGGACACATATTCTGGAGGCAAAACTGCCTGCCATATAAAGCatattagtattttttttattagtatttatttttctttgaacTTGGTAGTTCAAAGCTCAAGGCTAAGCACCCAGAACTTTATGAAACGCCGGAAGATTGGCATTGATGAGTTCTGTACAAATGGGGCTCTCAACCATGCATACAAGTAGACATTCCTGTGAAACTGGTGGCGTGAGAGCAGAAGAAAATCCACCTGTTCTATATAAGTGTTGTGTATACAGTAATAGAATACTCATGAACTTGTCAAACAGGAAAACAAAATTTGTGTCAAGGAAGTACTGTAtatcagattgtgtgtgtgtgtgtgtgtgtgtctgtctatgaaTGCCGTCAAAACCCCCTACCTCACACCTTGCGTTATCACTGGACACAATGGACAGctaagagagagatgaatgttccatttatttttattaacagCAGATGCGTCCTTTCTGAGACATCGACACTTAATTTAGGAGTCAGAACATCAGAAAGTCAGTTTTAGCTAGCTCAATGCTAAATTGTAAACCAATAATATAATTGATCTGAGTTTTCTTTTGATGGGtgcttctttttttctgtccaaaGACCATGCAGACCATGTCTAAACATTTGCAGTATTTGCAAATATGGAAATGAAGAGTTTAGATGCAACAGCCTCTAAACGCCACCTCCATCAATAATGAGATAACGAtagtgagtgaatgctctccacacatagtatccgttaataaaataatttagctTCAAAACCAGCTAAATATGATTCTCTTCTGGTCTGAAATATTGATTTGTAGGCAAAAACCTTTAGGAGCATGATAAAAAAATATCTCTCTCATATACTATTTAAAAGAAAAGCGGtaagacggatttagagggttttgcatctgaagtCTTCAAATGTATTGCCTGCTTGACCCCTCAACCTCATATGGAAAGATAGACACACTGGACCAAAGAGCACTGAAGAACCTTTCAACAACACATATCACAACATATGCATGCATTTGCCCTCTCTGGGGTTGGGTATTGCCTGCAACCTCACAATACAATATAGAGGCCATAGGGGTGTAGGCCTACACGAAAATCACGGTTTAGAGTGTACCTTGATTTTGAACGATTCGAAAGACCACAATTTGGTTAATTTTCAGTATGGTACGCCTGTACTGCAGGCCTAAAAATAACTGACAATATTGCTGATGCGCAAGGGGAATATAATTTTGAAAAGCTGTCAAATGTTTTTGATGTTAATTGACTAAGCTGACATATGGCCTGCCATTTAATATGTTTGTGCGGGAACTTGAATTTGAAACATGGTTCACAAGCAGCCTGAGCCTACTGTTGATTATTGTTGAAAACTGCATTCAGTACATTCGGTAGACATCGGTATTGAACCTAACATCCTGTACCTAAACCCTTCAGTATGAATATGTGTAGGCCACTCTATAATATGTATTACAACAGGGGGTTTGTAGCCACACCTCTTCATACAGTACCTTACCCTCAACACAGGGGCTGTGCTCTTTGCCCCATACTGTATCCCCTATATAACATACTTACAGTATGACTGTATGGCTGCACGTGAGTCCAATGCCATTGTTAAATTGGCTGATGACAAAGCAGTTGTTGACCTCATTTCTGACGACAGTGAGCAGGCTTATCAGAATGAGGTATAGACTAACACACTGGTGCCAGGGCAACAACTTCCTCCTAAATGTTACTATATAACTGCACACCTGAAGCGGACCAAACACTAAATAATTGGTGAAGAAGTCACATCAGCGTCTTCATCAACAGCAACTGCTAATGGACTTTTACAGATCGACTAAAGAAAGTGTTCTTACAGGTAGTATGGAAACAGCACACAGCAAGACTGTAAAGCCCTAAAGAAAGTGGTGTCAGCAGAACAcaactaggagtaggctacactaTACCCAAATTCAGGCCATTGATACCAGGAAGACCACCAGAAAATCACCAGAGACCC
Protein-coding sequences here:
- the LOC125298759 gene encoding protein yippee-like 5 translates to MGRIFLDHIGGTRLFSCANCDTILTNRSELISTRFTGATGRAFLFNKVVNLQYSEVQDRVMLTGRHMVRDVSCKNCNSKLGWIYEFATEDSQRYKEGRVILERALVRESEGFEEHVPSDNS